The Eriocheir sinensis breed Jianghai 21 chromosome 45, ASM2467909v1, whole genome shotgun sequence genomic interval tataacAGCGGCGTGGGTGACTAATGATCAATGGGGGGCCTGAATCACTCCCCGGGGGCCACCATACACCCACACCATTATGGAAACAGGGCCCTAAGAACACCACCGAGGAGCAGCACTGATTATTGAAGACActtatccctccatccttccctgggTGCCGTATGATAACACAAGGGATGCAGAGGCGGCATTCCCACGCCCACACCTAATCATTCCCTAATCCTACACTCATAATGGGGAATTTGGACTAAAGGAACTGTCTTGGTGGGGAGTTATTAGGGGAAACTAGAAGGAGTGACataaggggaaaaaagtaaagtGAGGGAGGTATGGCAGCAGCGGTGATGGAGGTAGAGGGAAGCGgagggatgcagagagagaggtggaggggaggtagggaggaaggtagaagggagggagagagaggaagggagagggagggagagaaagggaggctcagtgacgccgccgccgccgccgccacgccagtCGACACACCGCcgctcctttactcttttacatGTTGGTGAGTCACGGGCGTCCCCTTCTGCTGTGTGAGGCGTGTAtccttctcctgtccttcctgTGGCGTGTTGCTGAGGGCGTGGGGGGCGTGTGAGAGGCGTGGGCGAGGCGTGtgaggaaggtgtgagtggaTAGCGTCCCTCATGGCGGCTCATTCCCCTTCCCGCCCCCTTCCCGGCCTGCCTCACGCCTCCTTCCCTGAGACAATGCATCCTGCCAGGGGTCCTTCAGCATGCACGGATTccttgggtggtggtggagggcgtgGTAAGGCGTGGTGTGgtgaggcagggcagggcaaggcagggcgTGGTGTgtgaggcagggaaggggaggcagggtgactgggtgagggaggggcagggggctGGTGGCAGGGACGCGTCACCCTGTGGAGTGGCCGCGCCGcccgcactccctccctcccgcggaccCAACCTGCTGCCTCCCGGACTCTTTGTTTGCCCGCTCCTCCCTGCCGAGCCTCGCCGCCCCTTGCCCTTCCTGCAGGCCCGGGGCGGCTTAGCGCGGCGCCCCGGCACGcctcccagccccgccccgcctgtCCTCGCCCCGCCGGGAAGGGTTAGCGGGGCCCCAAGCCTTCCCCGCCCAAGGTAGCCATTTTCGTAGCAGGAGCCTGCCTAGCCAGCCTgccccaccacccccactattGACGTTTTGTTAGGACTCCTGTGTGCTGGGTGCCGCCCTCCGCACACCGCTCCTGCCTGTGAGCCGTGGCGTGCCTCGGGGAAGCCTGCAGGTACAGGTGTGTGCGGCTTAGGTGTGCTGGCCGCCGTGGCGTGGCCAGGGTGAGTGAGGCAGGCGAGGCGGCGGCCAGGTGATGGAGGTCAGCCCCAGGTGACCCAACACTGTCCCTGCTGGGGCTGGTCAGTGTGGCTGCCTCAGGTGACCACAGGAGGGGctttagggattttttttttttgtcttgtctagGCTCTCCAGGTGGGTGCATTATGGCACCTCACAGGTATACTCCAGTGATGTGGCTGCATTTTAATGAGATATTGGTTCtgttcatcatcattgtcatcatcagctTTTATCAGTACTTCAGGACAAAGAACTTGCCCAACATTTTTAGCATTTTAATTTGTTAAGTTTCAATCACTTGAGTTCATACTCTTAATTCTGCATTATTTCCCAAACTCATGGCTTCTTATGGCCTTTTGTTCATCAGTTTGACTCTTGGTAACATACTAAGTTATTACCACAAAGGAAGTTGCATATCTGTTTGATCAGTGTTGTATTTAATAGATAGGCGATTACCGTACATGTAAAAGTTACAATTTTTTGAGTTATTTGTTTGTTCTTAATACTTGGAAGAAATGCTAagttggttatttatttatatcccTGACCATGACTGGTATCTTTATTACAGCTttcatttattaatttctttGTGTTGCATTAATACAGAAGTGTAACTTACACCTGTCAGACTTTTTATTACATCTTATGGTTTATATTTCTGATATTGCTGCACCAATAGAAAaatcttatttatttttggtattttttattatttttatttttaacattttttagtACCTGACTAATCAATTTTGTAGCTTCAGTAGCTACAGGGTAATCTGCAATGGTTATATACAATTCGTGTGAAAGGTTAGGTTGTTGCCCACTTAAGAGGTTAATCTAAGGCAACGGTAGTATTTCCTGGCTGGACTGTAGCTCCTCTCATTAAGTATTTTTGAAGAGGCTCTTAGCTCAATACCAGTAAAAAGCATACAAAAATGTCAGAAAAATTGCACGTATCTTAAAATGTCTGTTTTGCCTGCTCCTCCCAGGTGAAGAAACGAAGGCATGATGGCGTCAGATGGCATGCTGTCCCTCTCCTGGAACAACCACAAAGCCACCTTTTGCCACATACTCTCCACCCTAAGAGAAAAGGTGGGCACTGCATGTGGAGTTATTGTCCTGTTTTGCAATATTTAACTGAAAATGTTCCTTAAAGATTAATTTAAACACTTACCTAAAATGCATATAAATTACATTGTTATAATATAAAATACAGTATGCTTTAAAATTAGTTTTATTATGCAGTATTTTACTTATTTGTGACAAGTGTTCCTTTGTTTCCCCTCTAAAGGAAAGATACACAGATGTGACGTTAGCCTGTGAGGGCAAGTTTTACCCAGTGCACAAACTCGTGTTATCGACTTGCAGTGAGTATTTTGAAAAGATGTTTGAGCACACACCTTGCAAGCACCCAGTGGTGGTCCTCAAAGACATAAAGTGTTCCGACATTGAGGCTCTGCTCAGCTACATGTATGATGGCGTGGTGAGCGTGCTGCAGCAGGACTTGGCACGGCTCATAAAGGCCGCCGAGCTGCTCCAGATCAAGGGCCTCGCAGTACCTGATGAACCCCCCATGAAGGAGCAGCCCACCAAGAAGAACGCGTACCCCTGGAGCTCCCGGGATGACCGCAGCAGCCCACATCCCAAACGTAGgcggagagaagagatgatgactTCCACTCCTCAGGGAAGCTCATTGCCACCCCCTGACAGCCCCCCCACCTCGCCTCAGCACCACCAAGAGTCCAATCAAAGCTGGGACCCCTCCAAGGCCCACAGTCAAGACCAAAGAGAGGATGAGGTGGAGCAGCGGCTTGGGGAACACGTAGAGCCAGCGGTGGAGTTCAGTTCGCCCAAACAGGAAGCCTCGCACAATCAGGTGGGTCAAGGTGCTGCTCTGGTACCTCCCAAACCTGTTAGTGTGCATGAACTGAAATAAATTGATATATGCTTTTGACATGTATTTTGTGTCAGCATGTTGCTGGTTTCATTTATTGATTGATTATCTTTTTACTCTTGGTATGTTTCCATTATTGTAAAAAAGTCACTTAAAATTGGGATGCCTTATGCGATCTGGGCTTTCTTGATACATACATGTTTATTTGTAGACTTTGTTGTATTAGGTTAACCTGGTAGTTGCactgatcatgtttcttaaagacccctctaagcgaattaatgagaaaaaatcatcactcacacaaaccattatattatatgtatcaatgcatttgtgatcaaatgcatatatatatatatatatatatatatatatatatatatatatatatatatatatatatatatatatatatatatatatatatatatatatatatatatatatatatatatatatatatatatatatatatatatatatatatatatatatatatatatatatatatatatatatatatatatatatatatatatatatatatatatatatatatatatatatatatatatatatatatatatatatatatatatatatatatatatatatatatttggggttgtcatggcaagaatttggcccgtcgctggtacacggtaaagccacatatttggcccgtcgctgctaccgggttaaggataaTATTTATGACATGATAAGCTAATTGGCTGGGTTGAAAATCATTAACTTGTTTGTTTAGTTGAAATAATTTTTGttgtgtacatttatttaaaaaagTCTTTATCAGCAGAGTTTGCTATATGACCTAAGGGTAATTTTTTATATATGGTGTAAATATTTTCTTTTGGTATACAAATGTATGAGGGCTGATGCTTTGTTCCAGGAGCAAGTGGATGAATCTCTAGTCAAAGAAGAAGTTATTGAGGGTTCAGAAGACAACCAGGGAGAGGGCATGGACTCCAGGATAGAGTACGGGGGCATGGGCGGCGGGGACTCCAGTGCAGGGGGGGATGAGCAGGGTGGCAAGTACTCCCACCAGCTGGATACCAAGCACGGTGCACAACCCCTACAcgaggcggtggtggaggcgcTGGCGGGACCCTCGGGCATGCAGGGGGTATGTATCTTGTCTTGTTGTATGGGGTGAGGGCTGGTGGAGGGGGAAGCAGGTCTGTGATTGAATGGAAATTAAGGTATCAGCTGTCAAGAGTATCAGTTATCCTGTCCTGGTGTCAAGGTGAGGTAgttgggagagatggaagggttaGCAGGAGGCTatgtggaagagggaaaaatgagcaTCTTAATGGAGTAATATTGAAGTTTTGAGTTTTTGTTTTCAAATATACATGTCAAAgaaatttttttcattttttcacaaGCATCATGATTTCTTGTAGTTAGCTTCATAACTATTACATACTGGGCCGTATTataagtcaaacccgagaagtttcgggtccctacaaaggctGGTTTAGGGGCCATAGTGCAAGTCCAgtctgagaagtttcgggtccctacagagttcaggaCGAATaactgtagggacccgaaacttctcggattggacttgtaatacggcccctaaaccaacctttgtagggacccgaaacttcaagggtttgacttgtaatacggcccactAACCTAATTGCTATTAACAAAATTAGTTGGTGTAGAAAGAGTGGGAGTCATTCTGCTGTGTATTAAGCCAGATATTTGGAAACAAGATGAATTTGTCCAAATTTATCCCAGTCTGACCAAGTTTTCTCTCATTGTAGTGGCTGGGGACAGGGGAACTTGGTGGTGGCTTCTCCATGTTGGAAGGCTACAGTGAAGATGGGGGCCAGGAGGCTCACCAAACGTCAGGTCCCCACAGCACACAGCAGTCCCATCAGATGGTGAGTGTTGGAGGACTTTTCTATGCAGAGCAGCTGCTGTCACCACACAAGGCCAGTGGGATGTGTCAAGTCCTGGACCGCATAACTTGCTTCAACAGCTGAATTTATCTAAATGTTgttttgttaaaaaaaataataataataataaataaatcggGGAGTAAGGGTTAGTCAAATTTTACTGCTCTCTTTTGGAAGTTTTTGCATAAGACTACACTGATGTCACTCACAGGAAGCATTGTCATTTTGAGATGCCTGAGACCAGTTTGTTGGCTGGTCAGGAACTCGGGTGTTTAGTGCTGCAGGAAACCCTCTGTCCTTGCTGTGGTGAAGGCGGCGGCCCAAGACCCTAAAGTAGAGTAGGACTGAGAGGAGACAATCCCATGATGGTCTGTTtggtagaatctctctctctctctctctctctctctctctctctctctctctctctctctctctctctctctctctctctctctcaattgattGGTTGATTATCAAGAAGATCCACTTTTACCCTGACAATAATAAAGGTAGATGTCTGTGGAACAAGCAGGCAGGCCTATGTGGTTGTTTTTTGGCCTGCATGCATATCTGACCTGAGACAAACTGCCTCAGTGATTTGTATGATTTCCTTCATCCAAATCACTTGGCTTCAAGGCATCCATAGACTCTTCATGGAATTGTCTCTTGCCTTCATATTTTATTAATGGTGTATGTTGTGTATGCTGCTGCTGAGTATCCTTGTCATTTTGGTAATCTTAAGGTAAGCAATATTATGATATACCTTATGACCACATTGTTGGAAACTGATATACTGACAGTGAATTTCAGGAATTTGATCTCATGCACTTACATACGATCATGCACTTACTTATGATCAAATAGTTGAAAAGTCTCTTAACAAGCAATTGGAGGGTCTCAGTTTTAGTTTTGGAAAGACAAAATGTTGGGAGTCAGAGGGAAGACAAAACAAAGGACCAAAGTCCTTTACTTCATGTCATGTGTTGTTCCTTTCCTGGATGAAGCAAGCCTtgtagtgatgggagaaataTCCTACACTACACTGTGATCCTTGAGAAGGAATGTCACAGGAGGTCCTCTTGTTATGAGATCCCTCATCATAACTGGACATATAAGTATCTCAGCACTATACATTTTTTAGTGCTCATCTTGTGTCTTTGGGGTGATGGGATCGTGTGGGGATCGTGTGTCTGGTGAGGGGAAGGTTTTGGGGTGCAACCATTTGTTTGGGCACAGCAAGCAGGAACTGAAAGGTATACAAATTGTCTGCTGCAGTTCATTCCATCCACTTGGGAAGTAAAGGCAGCAACATTGATGTCACAAATCTAAACTTACTAGTGGCCTGTTGGGCATTTTACAGTTTTGAAAATATAATGAGAGACGACTAGTTTGCAAGTTGCATACTGAATTAACAAAGTATCCTTGAATAAGTTGATTTGTTGAATTTTTAAGTGTGATGTGATTCTGTGCATATCAATACTATTCTAAACAGAGGACTTGAGAAATGTTTTGTTGCAGTAAATAAACAACTGTAGAGGCTCTGGAAGATGCACACATGTGGGAGAGGATGTAACTTACTTGATAATTGGTAGTATTTACAGAGTTCTGAGAATGCTTTTGAGTTGATAAAAAAAACCCTGCAACACATCACCCCACATATGCTGGAAATGACACATAAAGGCAAAGTTGTGGTAGTAATTAATCCAACCCTCGTGGTACATTATTTACCAGCATGGAATAAAGTTTATTATATTGCTGGAAAAAAATCACCTTGTTCTTTGGGGGAGGTACATTTTTTGCCTGAAGTGAATCTAATGTCTTAGATTTATagtagtgtattttttttttcttttacaacagaGTAGACAGGGCAagggtgttaaaaaaaaaaaaaaaaaaaaaaaaacctaatgggaaaaaaagcccgctacttactgctcctgaatagagtagtggccaaaaagagaaatcgtTTTATAGCCTGAGAGGGTATTCAACAGCTTGCTCATAAACTTCGGGTCATAACTTATCCACAGCAGCTATTCATCTTTAGGTGACAATATTTTATACCAATATTACACGGGTGGCAGGTGGGGCAGCATTAGCAGTCATGACTCAATCCATCGTTCAGACATTCAAACCCCCGCTCTTACTTATGGTTGGGTGGTGGAGTGTTGTGTTAAACAGTCGTATTTCTTTTCTGGGTTCATGATTGTAGATGCCAAAACCCATAGGTAATCACCTTCATTAGTAATCAAAGGAAATAACTTAGAAATAATACCACATTTATAATCATTAGGGCTATAAATGATGTACCTGAGCCACACCGTCAACAGTGCACACATGCCAGATCTTACATACCTGCTTGAAGCTTATTCCACACCATTATACATGACTATGATGGGAGGGGCCAGACTGGGTGAGGCTGAGGTGTGAGGGGATGTCAGGAAGCCAGACGAAGAAATATATTTATCTGCAGCAATGAAATGGTGATagttcagtacacacacacacacacacacatataacatgacaaggtatatatatttgaataatgaaaggaaaattgaataaaatatgCTTTGTAATTTGTACTGTTATCAGGcaaaagtttatttttttattattgagctGCTCTTCCAGTT includes:
- the LOC126980901 gene encoding broad-complex core protein isoforms 1/2/3/4/5-like isoform X24; its protein translation is MMASDGMLSLSWNNHKATFCHILSTLREKERYTDVTLACEGKFYPVHKLVLSTCSEYFEKMFEHTPCKHPVVVLKDIKCSDIEALLSYMYDGVVSVLQQDLARLIKAAELLQIKGLAVPDEPPMKEQPTKKNAYPWSSRDDRSSPHPKRRRREEMMTSTPQGSSLPPPDSPPTSPQHHQESNQSWDPSKAHSQDQREDEVEQRLGEHVEPAVEFSSPKQEASHNQEQVDESLVKEEVIEGSEDNQGEGMDSRIEYGGMGGGDSSAGGDEQGGKYSHQLDTKHGAQPLHEAVVEALAGPSGMQGWLGTGELGGGFSMLEGYSEDGGQEAHQTSGPHSTQQSHQMVWQTHDTQIPEQLGSPDLEKSNSNNRVEKYQCRGAVR
- the LOC126980901 gene encoding broad-complex core protein isoforms 1/2/3/4/5-like isoform X23, producing the protein MMASDGMLSLSWNNHKATFCHILSTLREKERYTDVTLACEGKFYPVHKLVLSTCSEYFEKMFEHTPCKHPVVVLKDIKCSDIEALLSYMYDGVVSVLQQDLARLIKAAELLQIKGLAVPDEPPMKEQPTKKNAYPWSSRDDRSSPHPKRRRREEMMTSTPQGSSLPPPDSPPTSPQHHQESNQSWDPSKAHSQDQREDEVEQRLGEHVEPAVEFSSPKQEASHNQEQVDESLVKEEVIEGSEDNQGEGMDSRIEYGGMGGGDSSAGGDEQGGKYSHQLDTKHGAQPLHEAVVEALAGPSGMQGWLGTGELGGGFSMLEGYSEDGGQEAHQTSGPHSTQQSHQMVWQTHDTQIPEQLGSPDLEKSNSNNRVEKYQCHVAGK
- the LOC126980901 gene encoding zinc finger protein 513-like isoform X5, translated to MMASDGMLSLSWNNHKATFCHILSTLREKERYTDVTLACEGKFYPVHKLVLSTCSEYFEKMFEHTPCKHPVVVLKDIKCSDIEALLSYMYDGVVSVLQQDLARLIKAAELLQIKGLAVPDEPPMKEQPTKKNAYPWSSRDDRSSPHPKRRRREEMMTSTPQGSSLPPPDSPPTSPQHHQESNQSWDPSKAHSQDQREDEVEQRLGEHVEPAVEFSSPKQEASHNQEQVDESLVKEEVIEGSEDNQGEGMDSRIEYGGMGGGDSSAGGDEQGGKYSHQLDTKHGAQPLHEAVVEALAGPSGMQGWLGTGELGGGFSMLEGYSEDGGQEAHQTSGPHSTQQSHQMVGLISGDTRKSRRGAVGKLHQCPFCKYSAVRKDHITKHIRTHTGEKPFSCPFCTYGAASKDNLKLHIRTHTGEKPFNCPYCPFRAARKDSLQIHIRIHTGEKPYTCSKCPYRSSQKNALVCHMLKHGP
- the LOC126980901 gene encoding zinc finger protein 263-like isoform X7 yields the protein MMASDGMLSLSWNNHKATFCHILSTLREKERYTDVTLACEGKFYPVHKLVLSTCSEYFEKMFEHTPCKHPVVVLKDIKCSDIEALLSYMYDGVVSVLQQDLARLIKAAELLQIKGLAVPDEPPMKEQPTKKNAYPWSSRDDRSSPHPKRRRREEMMTSTPQGSSLPPPDSPPTSPQHHQESNQSWDPSKAHSQDQREDEVEQRLGEHVEPAVEFSSPKQEASHNQEQVDESLVKEEVIEGSEDNQGEGMDSRIEYGGMGGGDSSAGGDEQGGKYSHQLDTKHGAQPLHEAVVEALAGPSGMQGWLGTGELGGGFSMLEGYSEDGGQEAHQTSGPHSTQQSHQMVEMDTCHQLYSRGETTQEGETFVPKKAHQCIYCSYSSNSQYYLKEHYRTHTGEKKFACPHCAYKSNKKFNLKIHLRIHTGEKPFSCPHCSYQSNNSSHMNRHIRTHISRGALGGVAEGHNS
- the LOC126980901 gene encoding zinc finger protein 263-like isoform X13; translation: MMASDGMLSLSWNNHKATFCHILSTLREKERYTDVTLACEGKFYPVHKLVLSTCSEYFEKMFEHTPCKHPVVVLKDIKCSDIEALLSYMYDGVVSVLQQDLARLIKAAELLQIKGLAVPDEPPMKEQPTKKNAYPWSSRDDRSSPHPKRRRREEMMTSTPQGSSLPPPDSPPTSPQHHQESNQSWDPSKAHSQDQREDEVEQRLGEHVEPAVEFSSPKQEASHNQEQVDESLVKEEVIEGSEDNQGEGMDSRIEYGGMGGGDSSAGGDEQGGKYSHQLDTKHGAQPLHEAVVEALAGPSGMQGWLGTGELGGGFSMLEGYSEDGGQEAHQTSGPHSTQQSHQMVWQTHDTQIPEQLGSPDLEKSNSNNRVEKYQCRECSYTCSKSSNITKHYRTHTGEKPFSCSKCSYQTGDKSNLKRHFSIHLGEKRFSCPYCSFCSNKKHDLYVHLKTHT
- the LOC126980901 gene encoding broad-complex core protein isoforms 1/2/3/4/5-like isoform X12 — translated: MMASDGMLSLSWNNHKATFCHILSTLREKERYTDVTLACEGKFYPVHKLVLSTCSEYFEKMFEHTPCKHPVVVLKDIKCSDIEALLSYMYDGVVSVLQQDLARLIKAAELLQIKGLAVPDEPPMKEQPTKKNAYPWSSRDDRSSPHPKRRRREEMMTSTPQGSSLPPPDSPPTSPQHHQESNQSWDPSKAHSQDQREDEVEQRLGEHVEPAVEFSSPKQEASHNQEQVDESLVKEEVIEGSEDNQGEGMDSRIEYGGMGGGDSSAGGDEQGGKYSHQLDTKHGAQPLHEAVVEALAGPSGMQGWLGTGELGGGFSMLEGYSEDGGQEAHQTSGPHSTQQSHQMVVLLDESQNSDSGDDSGAGKTPAGRRNVQRCAQCGFVSVDNHAHFLEHCRTHEGEKPFSCHECSYQTADPSHLKRHLRIHTGEKPFSCPHCPYRSIENAKVKRHMLTHK
- the LOC126980901 gene encoding broad-complex core protein isoforms 1/2/3/4/5-like isoform X10, with translation MMASDGMLSLSWNNHKATFCHILSTLREKERYTDVTLACEGKFYPVHKLVLSTCSEYFEKMFEHTPCKHPVVVLKDIKCSDIEALLSYMYDGVVSVLQQDLARLIKAAELLQIKGLAVPDEPPMKEQPTKKNAYPWSSRDDRSSPHPKRRRREEMMTSTPQGSSLPPPDSPPTSPQHHQESNQSWDPSKAHSQDQREDEVEQRLGEHVEPAVEFSSPKQEASHNQEQVDESLVKEEVIEGSEDNQGEGMDSRIEYGGMGGGDSSAGGDEQGGKYSHQLDTKHGAQPLHEAVVEALAGPSGMQGWLGTGELGGGFSMLEGYSEDGGQEAHQTSGPHSTQQSHQMMWLENESQLASKVRLNSTEWSFNARKETEKYQCPQCDYVSVSHSNYERHYRIHTGEKPFACSLCSYQARDKSNLTKHLQVHTHEKRFSCSHCTYKSNRNDRLLYHIERHHKEPL
- the LOC126980901 gene encoding histone-lysine N-methyltransferase PRDM9-like isoform X2; amino-acid sequence: MMASDGMLSLSWNNHKATFCHILSTLREKERYTDVTLACEGKFYPVHKLVLSTCSEYFEKMFEHTPCKHPVVVLKDIKCSDIEALLSYMYDGVVSVLQQDLARLIKAAELLQIKGLAVPDEPPMKEQPTKKNAYPWSSRDDRSSPHPKRRRREEMMTSTPQGSSLPPPDSPPTSPQHHQESNQSWDPSKAHSQDQREDEVEQRLGEHVEPAVEFSSPKQEASHNQQVDESLVKEEVIEGSEDNQGEGMDSRIEYGGMGGGDSSAGGDEQGGKYSHQLDTKHGAQPLHEAVVEALAGPSGMQGWLGTGELGGGFSMLEGYSEDGGQEAHQTSGPHSTQQSHQMVEAYTDGSRSSGRGAGSKVGLKSDGWRHGKEGAVKKLHQCPYCKYSTDRKDHMTKHIRTHTGEKPYKCTYCSHSFTTKDRLLNHVRIHTGEKPFTCPFCTYCATKKDKLIQHIRTHTGEKPFACPHCQFRSSTKHTLNNHIRIHTGEKPYSCPSCPYRASQRSAFKCHLLKKHKELC
- the LOC126980901 gene encoding broad-complex core protein isoforms 1/2/3/4/5-like isoform X20, encoding MMASDGMLSLSWNNHKATFCHILSTLREKERYTDVTLACEGKFYPVHKLVLSTCSEYFEKMFEHTPCKHPVVVLKDIKCSDIEALLSYMYDGVVSVLQQDLARLIKAAELLQIKGLAVPDEPPMKEQPTKKNAYPWSSRDDRSSPHPKRRRREEMMTSTPQGSSLPPPDSPPTSPQHHQESNQSWDPSKAHSQDQREDEVEQRLGEHVEPAVEFSSPKQEASHNQEQVDESLVKEEVIEGSEDNQGEGMDSRIEYGGMGGGDSSAGGDEQGGKYSHQLDTKHGAQPLHEAVVEALAGPSGMQGWLGTGELGGGFSMLEGYSEDGGQEAHQTSGPHSTQQSHQMVGLNKDGPRIRGREAGGTIHQCPFCSYSTVRKHGMTKHIRRHTGEKPFTCPHCPYRSSTKYAMSNHIRIHTGEKPYCCSYCPYRGAQRAALINHLLTHKS
- the LOC126980901 gene encoding zinc finger protein 436-like isoform X3, giving the protein MMASDGMLSLSWNNHKATFCHILSTLREKERYTDVTLACEGKFYPVHKLVLSTCSEYFEKMFEHTPCKHPVVVLKDIKCSDIEALLSYMYDGVVSVLQQDLARLIKAAELLQIKGLAVPDEPPMKEQPTKKNAYPWSSRDDRSSPHPKRRRREEMMTSTPQGSSLPPPDSPPTSPQHHQESNQSWDPSKAHSQDQREDEVEQRLGEHVEPAVEFSSPKQEASHNQEQVDESLVKEEVIEGSEDNQGEGMDSRIEYGGMGGGDSSAGGDEQGGKYSHQLDTKHGAQPLHEAVVEALAGPSGMQGWLGTGELGGGFSMLEGYSEDGGQEAHQTSGPHSTQQSHQMVGLKSDGWRHGKEGAVKKLHQCPYCKYSTDRKDHMTKHIRTHTGEKPYKCTYCSHSFTTKDRLLNHVRIHTGEKPFTCPFCTYCATKKDKLIQHIRTHTGEKPFACPHCQFRSSTKHTLNNHIRIHTGEKPYSCPSCPYRASQRSAFKCHLLKKHKELC